A genomic region of Mycobacterium senriense contains the following coding sequences:
- a CDS encoding MarR family winged helix-turn-helix transcriptional regulator, translated as MAPSASDKPDPIAQARANWTRAGWGDVAPGMVAVTSVMRAHQILLARVENALRPYDLSFSRFELLRLLAFSRSGELPITKASDRLQVHVTSVTHAIRRLEANGLVQRVPHPTDGRTTLVQITDLGRSTVEDATITLNEQVFADIGIDADESEALVSSIETLRRNAGDF; from the coding sequence GTGGCCCCTTCCGCATCCGACAAACCCGACCCGATCGCACAGGCGAGGGCGAACTGGACGCGCGCCGGCTGGGGTGACGTGGCGCCGGGCATGGTTGCGGTGACCTCGGTGATGCGGGCTCACCAGATCCTGCTCGCGCGCGTCGAGAACGCGCTGCGACCCTACGACTTGAGCTTTTCCCGCTTCGAGTTATTGCGGCTCCTGGCCTTCAGCCGCAGCGGTGAGTTGCCCATCACCAAGGCGTCTGACCGGCTGCAGGTGCACGTCACCAGCGTCACGCATGCGATCCGTCGGCTGGAAGCCAACGGGCTGGTGCAGCGGGTGCCCCACCCCACCGACGGGCGCACCACCCTCGTGCAGATCACCGATCTCGGCCGCTCGACCGTCGAGGACGCCACCATCACGCTCAACGAGCAAGTGTTCGCTGACATCGGGATCGATGCCGATGAGTCCGAAGCACTCGTGTCGTCCATTGAGACACTGCGGCGCAACGCCGGCGACTTTTGA
- a CDS encoding pyridoxal phosphate-dependent aminotransferase produces the protein MSVVLEADPVEPGGTLPDAIDPLALSLNENPFPPLPAVRSALIRSIDAANRYPEFRPERMRTLVAGHVGVGDGQVVLGAGASGVAMQVLHAVTRPGDRIVLSEPTFDGYPIFARMAHLTPITIPLDESGHHDLQAMAEAATGANVVVLCRPHNPTGTMEPVCEVERFLRRVPEDTVVLLDEAYIEFVAPQHRVGGPDLVRRFPNVVVLRTFSKAYGLAGLRIGYGFASPELAAILWRMQLPFGMGITSLVAVAASYAADDQLWQRILRISGERQYLSRRLAALGVCTTDGHANFVYLPAAGRHWQQGFGEAGLKVRHYPDGGARITVGNRASTRAVLAAVAKSHA, from the coding sequence ATGTCTGTCGTGCTGGAAGCGGACCCCGTCGAGCCAGGCGGCACATTGCCGGACGCGATCGATCCGCTGGCGCTGTCCCTCAACGAAAACCCGTTCCCGCCGCTGCCGGCTGTGCGTTCGGCTTTGATCCGCTCGATCGACGCCGCGAATCGTTATCCCGAATTCCGCCCCGAACGGATGCGGACACTCGTCGCCGGTCACGTTGGGGTGGGCGACGGGCAGGTCGTGCTCGGAGCCGGGGCGAGCGGGGTGGCGATGCAGGTGTTGCATGCGGTGACGCGGCCAGGTGACCGGATTGTGTTGAGCGAGCCGACATTCGACGGATACCCGATCTTCGCGCGGATGGCCCACCTCACGCCGATCACCATTCCGCTCGACGAATCTGGCCACCACGACCTGCAGGCCATGGCCGAGGCGGCGACGGGCGCCAACGTCGTCGTCCTGTGCCGGCCGCACAATCCGACCGGTACGATGGAACCCGTCTGTGAGGTCGAACGATTCCTGCGCCGCGTGCCAGAAGACACTGTCGTGCTACTCGACGAGGCCTATATCGAGTTCGTCGCCCCACAGCACCGCGTCGGCGGACCTGATCTGGTGCGGCGCTTCCCGAATGTCGTGGTGCTGCGGACGTTCTCGAAGGCCTATGGCTTGGCCGGACTTCGTATTGGCTACGGGTTCGCCTCACCAGAGCTCGCCGCGATCCTGTGGAGGATGCAATTGCCGTTCGGCATGGGGATCACCAGCCTGGTCGCGGTGGCTGCTTCCTATGCGGCCGACGATCAGTTGTGGCAACGCATTCTGCGAATCAGCGGTGAGCGGCAATACTTGTCCCGGCGCCTCGCCGCGTTGGGGGTGTGCACTACCGACGGACATGCCAACTTCGTTTACCTGCCGGCCGCCGGGCGGCACTGGCAACAGGGGTTCGGTGAGGCTGGGCTGAAGGTCCGGCACTACCCCGACGGAGGGGCGCGGATCACCGTGGGGAACCGCGCATCCACCCGCGCGGTGCTGGCCGCGGTGGCAAAGTCACACGCCTGA
- a CDS encoding 3-oxoacyl-ACP synthase III family protein, giving the protein MKQPTASLTDVSIYLPGQPIGADYYAQFAGSDELADNLMFRAPKFRHHVAEDETVVDMVERAAAGVIERNGRDVIANVDVLITHSQMPDMPFYGGGGSIANRLGMRPNWVLDLHNGGCAAFVLGLKLARRLLTSGEGRTALIAVAQNAAGQIFDQPGVRAKAQSSVPGDGAAVGLVTLSNDSPILDVECRTYGEYAGDMTIAIDPPRKWWQPGPGEGCIGFTESKITKVLARGNRQVPEVALAVCDRIGLSAKEIDLLVTNQPNRVFLRNWREALEVPPERHRDTFDECGNLFGAGIPINLDRAISEGQLKAGNVVMMAAFAHAGDFAGAAAVRWGGRD; this is encoded by the coding sequence ATGAAGCAACCCACCGCGAGCCTGACCGACGTCTCGATCTACCTGCCCGGACAACCCATCGGCGCAGACTATTACGCGCAGTTCGCCGGCTCTGACGAGCTGGCCGACAACCTGATGTTCCGCGCCCCTAAATTCCGCCATCACGTCGCGGAAGATGAAACCGTTGTCGACATGGTCGAGCGGGCCGCCGCGGGTGTCATCGAACGGAACGGCCGCGACGTCATCGCCAACGTGGACGTGCTGATCACCCACTCTCAGATGCCCGACATGCCGTTCTACGGCGGAGGTGGCAGCATCGCTAACCGATTGGGCATGCGACCGAATTGGGTGCTGGATCTGCACAACGGCGGTTGTGCGGCGTTCGTGCTGGGGCTCAAGCTGGCCCGCCGACTCCTGACGTCCGGCGAGGGGCGCACCGCGCTCATCGCCGTCGCGCAGAACGCTGCCGGACAGATCTTCGACCAACCCGGCGTGCGGGCGAAGGCGCAGTCGTCGGTGCCCGGTGACGGCGCCGCCGTGGGCCTGGTCACGCTGTCGAACGATTCACCGATTCTCGATGTCGAGTGCCGCACCTACGGTGAATATGCCGGCGACATGACCATCGCCATCGACCCGCCCCGCAAATGGTGGCAACCCGGACCGGGTGAGGGCTGCATCGGTTTCACCGAAAGCAAGATCACCAAGGTGTTGGCGCGCGGCAACAGGCAGGTTCCCGAAGTCGCGCTCGCGGTCTGCGACCGTATCGGGTTGTCCGCCAAGGAGATCGATCTGCTGGTGACCAATCAGCCCAATCGGGTGTTTCTGCGTAACTGGCGTGAGGCGCTCGAGGTGCCGCCCGAACGTCATCGCGACACCTTCGACGAGTGCGGCAACCTGTTCGGTGCCGGCATCCCCATCAACCTCGACCGTGCGATATCCGAGGGTCAGCTCAAGGCAGGCAACGTGGTGATGATGGCAGCTTTCGCGCACGCCGGCGACTTCGCGGGCGCGGCCGCAGTCCGCTGGGGCGGTCGAGACTGA
- a CDS encoding SRPBCC family protein: MSLPALDDIYVHTGTTEPIEGLVRIETSPLEKTAPMFMAQMRSVYPHDEVFGRYCTVSDYVDCPRDELFEYLADTRSLEEWTYTLRDFTPTDEPGLWLAHDRLLPETKIFTRTVANAQAGTVDYHCAWDQGEHLWMIYLMRVVDAQAVLNKPGSVVLWTNCHHPFYDNNPYTDAAPPDRTGWVGDFWDIFGAGHGVELHNLKTIAEYRHRNGLPITPTWMR; the protein is encoded by the coding sequence ATGTCCCTGCCAGCGCTTGACGACATTTACGTTCACACCGGCACCACCGAGCCGATCGAGGGGCTGGTCCGGATCGAGACCTCGCCGCTCGAGAAGACGGCCCCGATGTTCATGGCCCAGATGCGGTCTGTGTACCCGCACGACGAGGTGTTCGGGCGATACTGCACGGTCAGCGACTACGTCGACTGCCCACGCGACGAGCTCTTCGAATACCTGGCCGATACGCGCAGCCTCGAGGAGTGGACGTACACGCTGCGCGACTTCACCCCTACCGACGAGCCCGGGCTGTGGCTGGCTCATGACCGGTTGCTCCCGGAGACCAAGATCTTCACCCGAACGGTGGCCAACGCCCAAGCGGGCACCGTCGACTACCACTGCGCCTGGGACCAGGGCGAGCACCTGTGGATGATCTACCTGATGCGGGTCGTCGATGCGCAGGCGGTGCTGAACAAGCCCGGTTCCGTTGTGCTGTGGACGAATTGCCACCACCCCTTCTACGACAACAACCCGTACACCGACGCCGCGCCGCCGGATCGGACGGGCTGGGTGGGTGACTTCTGGGACATCTTCGGCGCCGGTCACGGGGTGGAACTGCACAACCTCAAGACGATCGCCGAGTACCGCCACCGCAACGGCCTGCCGATCACACCGACCTGGATGAGGTGA